A region from the Bacteroidota bacterium genome encodes:
- a CDS encoding response regulator transcription factor, producing the protein MKALILDDELYCTEALEVLISRHVQPPIETYAFTDPFKALEFLKQHTVDLLFLDVEMPVMSGFDFLEKAENFKGTVIFTTAYDTYALKAFQVDAVAYLLKPVDKNELLRAIEKVSRIPAMADRQLMSLLREKLTSTTQAERKIAISTSEGIHLIAPEKVVRCESDGSYSTIFFQDAKPLLVSKNLRELEGLFDSRNFFRVHKSHLINLAHIQFVSRHDGGDVRMSDGSNIPISRSAKQEFFDRIRA; encoded by the coding sequence ATGAAAGCGCTCATTCTCGACGACGAACTATACTGCACTGAAGCCCTTGAAGTGCTCATCAGCCGGCATGTCCAGCCCCCAATCGAAACCTATGCTTTTACTGACCCTTTCAAAGCGCTCGAGTTCCTGAAACAACATACGGTGGACCTGCTGTTTCTGGATGTGGAAATGCCGGTAATGTCGGGTTTCGACTTTTTGGAGAAAGCTGAAAATTTCAAAGGCACGGTCATTTTTACCACTGCCTATGATACCTACGCGCTCAAGGCCTTTCAGGTGGACGCAGTTGCCTACCTGCTAAAACCAGTGGACAAAAACGAACTCCTGCGGGCAATAGAGAAAGTGAGCCGCATTCCTGCCATGGCCGACAGGCAGCTCATGAGCCTGCTGCGCGAAAAGCTCACGTCCACCACTCAGGCAGAACGGAAAATAGCCATTTCAACAAGCGAAGGGATCCATTTGATCGCTCCCGAAAAGGTGGTGCGTTGTGAATCGGACGGTAGCTACAGCACCATTTTTTTTCAGGACGCCAAACCCCTGCTTGTCTCAAAAAATCTTCGAGAGCTCGAAGGCCTGTTCGATAGCCGAAATTTTTTCAGGGTGCATAAATCCCACCTGATCAATCTGGCACATATCCAGTTCGTTTCGCGTCACGATGGTGGAGATGTCCGCATGAGCGATGGTTCGAACATACCCATCTCCAGAAGCGCCAAACAGGAATTTTTCGACCGCATCAGGGCATAA
- a CDS encoding response regulator: MRIFLIDDEWNSLDLLDRMLQSLGIEPDAIVRFQEPLEAIPHVLAIVPDVLFIDLEMPRLNGVDLILMLSHLPSHFVLVTGGDASQWIETQAPGRTRQLQKPFSVNDLKNILQSIAIQSNTTAKNPNL, from the coding sequence ATGCGCATTTTTCTGATAGACGACGAATGGAACAGCCTCGACCTGCTCGACAGAATGCTTCAATCGTTAGGAATTGAGCCAGATGCAATTGTCAGGTTTCAGGAACCTCTTGAGGCAATTCCTCATGTCCTTGCCATTGTTCCGGATGTGCTTTTCATTGATTTGGAGATGCCCAGGCTCAATGGTGTGGATCTCATTCTTATGCTGAGCCACCTTCCGAGCCACTTTGTGCTCGTAACAGGTGGCGATGCCAGCCAGTGGATTGAAACACAAGCGCCCGGGCGCACACGCCAGTTGCAAAAGCCTTTTTCGGTTAACGACCTGAAGAATATTCTGCAAAGCATTGCTATACAGTCCAATACAACCGCCAAAAACCCCAACTTATGA
- a CDS encoding fibronectin type III domain-containing protein translates to MKRFKLLIIFLLVVTAMLAQHPSGLKQTSTHLGIIGKHGSEGIVLRWAPKNFAVWQIASTSRYILERAEWDESQWPFAENKLKYNKIGDFRALPQQEWETKADINDPLVAVAAQSLFGNEATRAMPASGLADLRLVADLQENRHAMAMFAADLSGNAAAALGLVFYDKDVEAGRQYIYRLRTTGNKAGFGADTVWHYTTYDGIPTPAQSVQSVQTVSGHARVDVMWDRPGNAARFTAFYVERSSDNKTFTRLNNLPLTSATGDDQPEVHLFRDTTATIGKRYFYRVVGITPFAETSAPGESVPGMARDMEGPLPPQKTTVVQADNSFVIEWEIENQLIAPDAIGWSVKRSINASGPYQSLHDKVLPLRQRRFTDNNPVPVITNYYRVYAVDTAGNETPGLIQAAIWVDSIPPAAPAGLSAKVDSTGVVHIYWNPGLEADLQGYRVFVRDDRNKDWYQLTSRPIVENSFTDTVDLKSLSRSIQYTVVATDFHYNTSPYAPAFTLRLPDLVAPSAPRWAPWSVEDDKVKLNWYPSAASDVRVHRLIRTSEQGRFKLYRDFKPGENSTLASLTPGQPSSFALVAIDSVGNVSDTAFLRNVMHTKASRLPAVRGFKAKPDAAQRSILLEWSYDTRNDVWFNLYRKKPDGDELEFVGRFDAASRSYTDRGPSAFRQGFDYYLKAVAADGSESEWAGPLRMRF, encoded by the coding sequence ATGAAAAGATTTAAACTCCTGATAATCTTTCTTTTAGTTGTAACAGCCATGCTGGCGCAACATCCATCGGGGCTAAAACAGACGTCCACCCATCTGGGCATTATCGGAAAGCACGGCTCCGAAGGGATTGTGCTGCGCTGGGCACCGAAAAATTTTGCCGTTTGGCAGATTGCATCCACAAGTAGATATATCCTCGAACGTGCTGAATGGGACGAAAGCCAATGGCCCTTTGCCGAAAATAAACTGAAATACAATAAGATAGGTGATTTCAGGGCGCTTCCACAGCAGGAATGGGAAACGAAGGCTGACATCAACGATCCGTTGGTGGCCGTGGCAGCACAAAGTCTTTTTGGTAACGAGGCTACACGCGCCATGCCTGCTTCAGGCCTGGCTGACCTTCGTCTGGTGGCTGATCTTCAGGAAAACCGCCATGCCATGGCCATGTTTGCCGCCGATTTGTCGGGCAATGCTGCCGCCGCCCTGGGATTGGTATTTTATGATAAGGATGTGGAAGCCGGGCGACAATACATCTACCGCTTACGCACCACAGGCAACAAGGCGGGCTTTGGTGCCGACACTGTTTGGCACTATACCACGTATGATGGTATCCCGACACCTGCCCAAAGCGTTCAATCGGTTCAAACGGTCAGTGGTCACGCCCGCGTGGATGTGATGTGGGACAGGCCTGGCAACGCAGCCAGATTTACTGCGTTCTATGTGGAACGGTCTTCGGACAATAAAACATTTACCCGGCTCAACAACCTGCCTCTGACTTCGGCAACAGGCGACGACCAACCCGAGGTCCACCTTTTCAGAGATACCACTGCGACAATCGGCAAGCGATATTTTTATCGTGTCGTTGGCATCACGCCCTTTGCCGAAACATCCGCGCCCGGCGAGTCGGTGCCGGGCATGGCCCGCGATATGGAAGGCCCCCTTCCACCTCAAAAAACGACTGTCGTTCAGGCCGACAACAGTTTTGTGATTGAGTGGGAAATTGAAAATCAGCTGATTGCACCCGACGCCATAGGTTGGTCTGTCAAAAGGAGCATAAATGCGTCCGGGCCTTATCAAAGCCTCCACGATAAAGTGTTGCCGTTGCGACAGCGTAGGTTTACGGACAACAATCCGGTTCCCGTTATCACAAATTATTACAGGGTATATGCGGTAGATACAGCCGGCAATGAAACCCCGGGGCTCATTCAGGCCGCCATATGGGTTGATAGCATTCCTCCCGCAGCACCGGCTGGCCTCAGCGCAAAGGTAGATTCCACAGGTGTGGTTCATATTTACTGGAATCCCGGTCTTGAGGCCGACCTTCAAGGCTACAGGGTTTTTGTGCGCGACGACCGCAACAAAGACTGGTATCAGCTCACCAGCCGGCCTATTGTTGAGAATAGTTTTACAGATACGGTTGATTTAAAATCCTTATCACGGTCAATTCAATATACCGTAGTTGCAACCGATTTTCATTACAATACCTCGCCCTATGCCCCTGCCTTTACGCTACGCCTTCCCGACCTGGTCGCACCGTCGGCACCCCGTTGGGCACCATGGAGTGTGGAGGACGATAAGGTAAAATTGAACTGGTATCCCAGCGCTGCAAGCGATGTGCGGGTGCACCGACTGATCCGCACCAGTGAGCAGGGCCGCTTTAAGCTGTACCGCGATTTTAAACCTGGCGAAAATTCCACACTGGCAAGCCTGACTCCCGGACAACCTTCATCTTTTGCCCTTGTGGCCATCGACAGTGTCGGCAATGTCTCCGACACGGCCTTTTTGCGCAATGTGATGCACACCAAAGCATCCAGGCTACCAGCAGTCCGCGGTTTTAAAGCTAAGCCCGATGCCGCGCAGCGATCAATCCTGCTCGAGTGGTCCTACGATACCCGGAACGATGTGTGGTTCAACCTCTATAGAAAAAAACCCGATGGAGATGAGCTGGAATTCGTCGGCAGATTTGATGCAGCCTCCAGGTCGTACACCGATCGTGGCCCAAGCGCATTCCGCCAGGGATTCGATTACTACCTCAAAGCAGTGGCTGCTGACGGGAGCGAATCAGAATGGGCAGGTCCGCTTCGAATGCGTTTTTGA
- the ubiE gene encoding bifunctional demethylmenaquinone methyltransferase/2-methoxy-6-polyprenyl-1,4-benzoquinol methylase UbiE has product MPPPAPAPGKKGQVEAMFDNIAHKYDFLNHFLSANIDKLWRRRVVKAVAETQPSRVLDVATGTADLAIALSRHSKARIVGIDISRKMLDVGEQKLATRKLHDQIELIQADSENLPFEDGYFDAVMVAFGVRNFEDLDRGLREMFRVTKKGGMVAVLEFSKPNTFPVKQLYNFYFRHILPGLGRIFSKDKGAYTYLPESVMLFPEGEAFMQRLETAGYSQTRQKRLTFGIATFYSAVKA; this is encoded by the coding sequence ATGCCGCCACCTGCGCCCGCTCCGGGCAAAAAAGGTCAGGTGGAGGCCATGTTCGACAACATTGCCCACAAATACGATTTCCTGAACCATTTTCTTTCGGCCAATATCGACAAGTTATGGCGCAGGCGGGTGGTTAAAGCGGTAGCGGAAACCCAGCCATCCAGGGTGCTCGATGTGGCCACCGGCACGGCCGATCTTGCCATTGCCCTGAGCAGGCACAGCAAGGCCAGGATTGTCGGCATTGATATTTCGCGCAAGATGCTCGACGTTGGCGAACAAAAACTGGCGACCAGAAAACTGCACGACCAGATTGAGCTGATACAGGCCGACTCGGAAAATCTACCCTTCGAAGATGGATATTTTGATGCCGTGATGGTGGCTTTCGGGGTGCGTAATTTTGAAGACCTCGACCGCGGATTGCGTGAGATGTTTCGCGTGACCAAAAAAGGTGGCATGGTGGCCGTACTCGAATTTTCGAAACCTAACACCTTTCCCGTCAAGCAATTATACAACTTCTATTTTCGCCATATCCTGCCCGGACTTGGCCGAATCTTCTCGAAAGACAAAGGGGCCTACACCTACCTGCCCGAGTCGGTGATGCTGTTTCCGGAAGGCGAGGCTTTTATGCAGAGGCTGGAGACAGCAGGATATAGCCAGACCCGCCAAAAACGACTCACTTTTGGGATTGCGACCTTTTACAGTGCCGTTAAGGCTTGA
- a CDS encoding D-glycero-beta-D-manno-heptose-7-phosphate kinase: protein MSSNKTEALPLRPEQATSLLDQFGRLRILVIGDVMLDAYIFGKVERISPEAPVPVVSVRERTSRLGGAANVALNLHALGAEPVMISVVGNDVRGSEFIELCERYGMHTGGILRLDDRPTTTKFRIIGNNVQMLRVDEETTRQVDTQVTTSLVERVAREIAQKNVDAIVFQDYDKGVIDNRLIAEVVSMAREHHIPVAVDPKKRHFLDYRKVSLFKPNLKELREGMNYTEEITMSNLSRAVELLQEKLEADMVMVTLSEKGVYIRERNENAGQGHHLPAFLRNIADVSGAGDTVISVAAVCLALGQDARTTAFLSNLAGGLVCEEVGVVPVDKTKLRNELLKVLQ, encoded by the coding sequence ATGAGTTCAAACAAAACGGAAGCGTTGCCACTCAGGCCTGAACAGGCCACAAGCCTGCTCGATCAGTTTGGCAGGTTGCGCATCCTGGTGATTGGCGATGTGATGCTTGACGCCTATATTTTCGGAAAGGTTGAGCGCATATCCCCCGAGGCGCCTGTGCCGGTGGTATCGGTAAGGGAGCGCACCAGCCGCCTTGGAGGCGCAGCCAATGTGGCCCTTAACCTTCATGCCCTCGGCGCCGAACCGGTGATGATATCTGTGGTTGGAAACGATGTGCGTGGCAGCGAATTCATCGAGCTGTGCGAGCGTTATGGGATGCACACCGGCGGCATCCTGAGGCTCGACGACCGACCTACCACCACCAAATTCAGGATCATCGGAAACAATGTGCAGATGCTGCGCGTGGACGAAGAAACCACCCGGCAGGTGGACACACAGGTTACCACCAGCCTGGTTGAGCGGGTGGCCCGCGAGATAGCCCAAAAAAACGTGGATGCCATTGTTTTTCAGGATTATGACAAAGGCGTCATCGACAACCGGTTGATTGCCGAAGTGGTATCCATGGCCAGGGAACATCATATTCCTGTAGCGGTTGACCCTAAGAAAAGGCACTTTTTGGATTACCGCAAGGTGAGCCTGTTCAAGCCCAACCTCAAAGAATTGCGGGAGGGCATGAATTATACCGAAGAGATCACGATGAGCAACCTTTCACGGGCCGTGGAATTGCTTCAGGAAAAGCTTGAAGCAGATATGGTGATGGTGACCCTTTCCGAAAAAGGCGTGTACATCCGCGAAAGAAATGAAAATGCAGGTCAGGGTCATCATTTGCCGGCCTTTCTGCGCAATATAGCTGATGTTTCGGGAGCCGGCGACACCGTGATCAGCGTGGCAGCCGTTTGTCTGGCGCTGGGGCAGGATGCACGAACCACGGCATTTTTGTCAAATCTGGCCGGCGGGTTGGTATGCGAAGAAGTGGGCGTGGTGCCCGTGGACAAAACAAAACTGCGCAACGAACTGTTGAAGGTGTTGCAATAA
- a CDS encoding pyridoxal phosphate-dependent aminotransferase gives MTRKSRELKEQGIDVITLSIGEPDFNTPEAVKQAGIRAIEANDTHYPPVPGTAALRKAISEKLLRDNGLHFKPSQIIVSNGAKQSIMNAFFSLLDEGDEVVIPAPFWVSYPEMVKLASGVPVIVPSGVATDFKISPEALDKAISHRTKAFIFSSPCNPSGSAYTFDELKAFAQVLARHPHVMVISDEIYELIRFEGRHVSIAGFEELEGRVIVINGLSKGFAMTGWRVGYMAGPQWVADACNIVQGQYTSGSCTISQAAALEALRTRPEDSEELQQMLRAFESRRNLLYEKLSAIEGVKPNFPSGAFYMFPDVSWYFGKSDGKRLISNSYDLCIYLLEEAHVALVDGAAFGNAECIRFSYAASEGQIREAVNRIEKALQKLR, from the coding sequence ATGACCCGCAAGAGCCGCGAGCTGAAAGAGCAAGGAATTGATGTGATCACCCTGAGTATTGGCGAGCCGGATTTCAATACGCCCGAAGCTGTGAAGCAGGCCGGCATCAGGGCAATCGAAGCCAACGACACCCACTATCCACCGGTGCCGGGAACTGCCGCCCTGCGTAAAGCTATTTCTGAAAAACTGCTTCGCGACAACGGGCTGCATTTCAAGCCTTCACAAATCATCGTCTCAAACGGAGCGAAGCAATCTATCATGAATGCTTTTTTCAGTCTGCTCGACGAAGGCGACGAGGTGGTGATTCCTGCTCCGTTTTGGGTATCCTATCCTGAAATGGTCAAACTGGCCTCCGGTGTACCGGTGATCGTTCCATCGGGGGTGGCAACGGATTTTAAAATAAGTCCCGAAGCCCTCGACAAAGCCATTAGCCACCGCACCAAAGCCTTCATTTTCAGTTCGCCCTGCAATCCGAGCGGGTCGGCTTATACCTTTGATGAGTTAAAAGCATTTGCTCAGGTGTTGGCACGGCATCCGCATGTAATGGTGATCAGCGACGAGATCTATGAGCTGATTCGTTTCGAGGGGCGGCATGTCAGTATTGCCGGTTTCGAAGAGCTCGAAGGACGGGTTATTGTGATCAACGGCTTATCGAAAGGATTTGCCATGACAGGCTGGCGGGTAGGCTATATGGCCGGGCCGCAATGGGTGGCCGACGCCTGCAACATTGTGCAGGGACAATATACTTCGGGAAGTTGCACCATTTCGCAGGCTGCTGCACTTGAAGCCCTTCGCACAAGGCCCGAAGACTCGGAAGAGTTGCAGCAAATGCTCCGCGCCTTCGAAAGCCGCCGCAACCTGCTCTACGAAAAACTCAGCGCCATAGAAGGTGTGAAACCTAATTTTCCATCGGGGGCTTTCTACATGTTTCCTGATGTGAGCTGGTATTTTGGAAAATCGGATGGTAAGCGACTGATATCCAATAGCTACGACCTTTGCATCTATCTGCTGGAAGAAGCACATGTTGCCCTTGTGGATGGTGCTGCCTTTGGCAATGCAGAATGCATTCGTTTTTCGTATGCCGCATCGGAAGGGCAGATACGCGAAGCTGTAAACAGAATTGAAAAGGCACTCCAGAAACTACGATGA